Proteins found in one Rutidosis leptorrhynchoides isolate AG116_Rl617_1_P2 unplaced genomic scaffold, CSIRO_AGI_Rlap_v1 contig22, whole genome shotgun sequence genomic segment:
- the LOC139882020 gene encoding uncharacterized protein At4g14100-like, whose protein sequence is MKMSIFFSIPIFIIILSVSVSESSEPVPTPWPHQFHSLLYMNRSGTLQATNLWYDWTNGRNFNIIQDQLGKLTYDLEWDNHTSFIYTLDSNKECRVLQFPVGILRPNWMDGATYLGQQQVDGFLCNVWEKVDFIWYAEDVVTKRPVYFIFYTGYSAHVMTFEVGAVLEDEKWQAPVYCFGDDDDDKLKDIKMEIKRYYRFQCMGHLF, encoded by the exons ATGAAGATGAGCATCTTCTTCTCCAttccaatcttcatcatcattttatcgGTTTCTGTTTCGGAATCCTCGGAGCCAGTCCCGACTCCATGGCCTCATCAATTCCATTCGCTCCTCTACATGAACAGGAGTGGGACGCTCCAAGCAACTAATCTATGGTACGACTGGACAAATGGACGCAACTTCAACATTATCCAGGACCAGCTCGGAAAGCTGACGTACGATCTAGAATGGGATAATCACACTTCCTTCATCTACACCTTAGACTCTAACAAAGAATGTCGAGTCCTACAATTTCCGGTCGGAATTCTCCGACCAAACTGGATGGACGGGGCCACCTATCTCGGCCAACAACAAGTGGACGGTTTCTTATGCAACGTGTGGGAGAAGGTTGACTTCATTTGGTATGCTGAGGATGTCGTCACTAAAAGGCCTGTTTATTTTATCTTCTATACAG GATATAGTGCTCATGTGATGACATTTGAGGTTGGAGCTGTGCTTGAGGATGAAAAATGGCAGGCTCCTGTTTACTGTTTtggggatgatgatgatgataaacttAAGGATATAAAAATGGAGATAAAAAGATACTATCGATTCCAATGTATGGGGCACCTTTTCTAG
- the LOC139882030 gene encoding succinate dehydrogenase assembly factor 2, mitochondrial-like isoform X3, whose translation MASFKRALINVHRILNSTTVSARTITNTRASTLFRPQYYLVPRYFSSNSESLQIDLSNEESKRRLLNRSKQRGYLELDLVLGTWVEEHIQSMDENGIKSLLQVLDLENPDLWKWLSGQEQAPETVSVNPVFSALHENVRKNLDKHAAPETRATPGQPWVRGWDDIKKGRDGPVAGNQ comes from the exons ATGGCCAGCTTCAAGCGAGCTCTGATCAACGTCCACCGTATTCTCAATTCCACCACCGTATCCGCTCGGACAATAACTAACACTCGCGCGAGTACACTTTTCAG GCCTCAATACTATTTGGTGCCACGTTATTTTTCTTCTAACTCTGAGTCACTTCAAATCGACTTATCCAATGAAGAGAGCAAACGGCGTTTACTTAACAG AAGCAAACAGAGAGGATATTTGGAGCTGGATTTGGTTCTGGGAACATGGGTTGAGGAGCATATTCAATCCATGGACGAAAATGGGATTAAATCTCTTCTCCAAGTCCTCGACTTG GAAAACCCTGATCTATGGAAGTGGCTATCTGGTCAGGAGCAAGCACCCGAGACAGTGAGCGTAAATCCT GTATTCTCTGCATTGCATGAGAATGTCAGGAAAAATCTGGATAAACATGCTGCCCCCGAGACTCGAGCTACGCCAGGCCAGCCGTGGGTAAGAGGATGGGATGACATCAAGAAAGGTCGTGATGGCCCTGTTGCAGGAAACCAGTAG
- the LOC139882027 gene encoding uncharacterized protein, with the protein MTGKKEKSKVRKEQRLQEISLLRTIPYSDHQRWWSSETVAVVTGANRGIGFEIARQLAGHGLTVILTARDTAVGEEAAKVLQETGLTVDFQKLDIIDPESIKEFCEWVQTKYGGVDILVNNAGVNFNLGNDNSVENAHMVIETNYYGTKNITKAMITLMRNSSAGARIVSVSSRLGRLNGKRNKIRDETMRQQLSDVETLTEEVVDGMVTEFLKQVHEGTWESGGWPKTLTDYSISKLAVNAYTRITAKELSERPDGEKIYVNCYCPGWVKTAMTGYSGSISTENGADTGVWLALLPELAISGKFFAERREINF; encoded by the exons ATGACAGGAAAGAAAGAGAAATCGAAGGTGCGAAAAGAACAGAGATTGCAAGAGATTTCTCTCCTCAGAACAATTCCATACTCAGATCATCAAAG GTGGTGGTCATCGGAGACAGTTGCGGTGGTGACTGGTGCGAACAGGGGAATTGGATTCGAAATCGCTAGACAACTGGCGGGACATGGCTTGACAGTTATCTTAACGGCTAGAGACACGGCTGTCGGAGAAGAAGCTGCTAAAGTGTTGCAAGAAACAGGTCTCACTGTCGATTTCCAAAAACTCGATATCATAGACCCAGAATCGATCAAAGAATTTTGCGAATGGGTACAAACAAAATATGGAGGTGTAGATATTctg GTAAATAATGCAGGAGTTAATTTCAATCTCGGAAATGATAATTCTGTAGAAAATGCTCATATGGTTATTGAAACAAACTATTATGGCACCAAAAATATCACCAAAGCTATGATCACTCTAATGAGAAATTCTTCTGCTGGTGCTCGAATTGTAAGTGTCAGCTCGCGTCTGGGACGGCTCAATGGAAAACGTAAC AAAATCCGTGACGAGACAATGAGACAACAACTTTCTGACGTGGAAACCTTAACGGAGGAAGTGGTTGACGGGATGGTAACGGAATTCCTGAAACAAGTACACGAAGGGACATGGGAATCAGGTGGTTGGCCAAAGACATTGACGGACTACTCCATTTCAAAGCTAGCAGTGAATGCCTACACGAGGATAACGGCAAAGGAACTTTCGGAACGGCCAGACGGTGAAAAGATTTATGTTAATTGTTACTGTCCAGGATGGGTGAAAACTGCTATGACAGGTTATTCTGGCAGTATTTCCACCGAGAACGGAGCTGATACCGGAGTTTGGCTTGCCTTGCTCCCTGAACTTGCTATTTCCGGCAAGTTTTTTGCAGAGAGACGTGAAATTAACTTCTAA
- the LOC139882030 gene encoding succinate dehydrogenase assembly factor 2, mitochondrial-like isoform X2 — translation MASFKRALINVHRILNSTTVSARTITNTRASTLFRPQYYLVPRYFSSNSESLQIDLSNEESKRRLLNRLMYRSKQRGYLELDLVLGTWVEEHIQSMDENGIKSLLQVLDLENPDLWKWLSGQEQAPETVSVNPVFSALHENVRKNLDKHAAPETRATPGQPWVRGWDDIKKGRDGPVAGNQ, via the exons ATGGCCAGCTTCAAGCGAGCTCTGATCAACGTCCACCGTATTCTCAATTCCACCACCGTATCCGCTCGGACAATAACTAACACTCGCGCGAGTACACTTTTCAG GCCTCAATACTATTTGGTGCCACGTTATTTTTCTTCTAACTCTGAGTCACTTCAAATCGACTTATCCAATGAAGAGAGCAAACGGCGTTTACTTAACAG ATTGATGTATAGAAGCAAACAGAGAGGATATTTGGAGCTGGATTTGGTTCTGGGAACATGGGTTGAGGAGCATATTCAATCCATGGACGAAAATGGGATTAAATCTCTTCTCCAAGTCCTCGACTTG GAAAACCCTGATCTATGGAAGTGGCTATCTGGTCAGGAGCAAGCACCCGAGACAGTGAGCGTAAATCCT GTATTCTCTGCATTGCATGAGAATGTCAGGAAAAATCTGGATAAACATGCTGCCCCCGAGACTCGAGCTACGCCAGGCCAGCCGTGGGTAAGAGGATGGGATGACATCAAGAAAGGTCGTGATGGCCCTGTTGCAGGAAACCAGTAG
- the LOC139882030 gene encoding succinate dehydrogenase assembly factor 2, mitochondrial-like isoform X1, with product MASFKRALINVHRILNSTTVSARTITNTRASTLFRPQYYLVPRYFSSNSESLQIDLSNEESKRRLLNRLMYRSKQRGYLELDLVLGTWVEEHIQSMDENGIKSLLQVLDLVISSNDILENPDLWKWLSGQEQAPETVSVNPVFSALHENVRKNLDKHAAPETRATPGQPWVRGWDDIKKGRDGPVAGNQ from the exons ATGGCCAGCTTCAAGCGAGCTCTGATCAACGTCCACCGTATTCTCAATTCCACCACCGTATCCGCTCGGACAATAACTAACACTCGCGCGAGTACACTTTTCAG GCCTCAATACTATTTGGTGCCACGTTATTTTTCTTCTAACTCTGAGTCACTTCAAATCGACTTATCCAATGAAGAGAGCAAACGGCGTTTACTTAACAG ATTGATGTATAGAAGCAAACAGAGAGGATATTTGGAGCTGGATTTGGTTCTGGGAACATGGGTTGAGGAGCATATTCAATCCATGGACGAAAATGGGATTAAATCTCTTCTCCAAGTCCTCGACTTGGTAATTTCCTCAAACGATATTCTT GAAAACCCTGATCTATGGAAGTGGCTATCTGGTCAGGAGCAAGCACCCGAGACAGTGAGCGTAAATCCT GTATTCTCTGCATTGCATGAGAATGTCAGGAAAAATCTGGATAAACATGCTGCCCCCGAGACTCGAGCTACGCCAGGCCAGCCGTGGGTAAGAGGATGGGATGACATCAAGAAAGGTCGTGATGGCCCTGTTGCAGGAAACCAGTAG